The genome window TGTTTAATGCCATGACGGATATCGTCCTGGTTTTCGACGCAAGCGGGCGCTACCTCAAAATCGCTCCCACGGCTCCCGAACTGCTGTACAAACCGGCTCCTGAAGTGCTGGGCAAAACCCTCGCCGAAATCTTCCCAGAAGCGGAAGCTAATTTTGCCCTGGGCCACATTCACCAAACATTGGCATCCCGGCAAACTCACAGAGTTGAATACAGGATGGAAATTGGCTGCAAGTTATTCTGGTTTGATGCCACGATTTCGCCGCTGGAGTTTGAGCGGGTGATGTGGGTCGCCCGAGACATTACCGCCCGCAAACACGCAGAAGCTGCACTGCAAAAGAGCGAGGAAAAGTTTCGCAACTTATTTGACGATGCTCCGATCGCGCTTGGTTTGGCAAGCGTGCGCGACTACCGCACGATCAAAGTGAATGAAGCTCACCGCCAGATGTTGGGCTACAGCGATTCGGAGTTGGCTACCATGACTTTTACTGAACTCACGCATCCAGAAGATTTACAAGCAGATGATGTAGAGCAAGTCAAGCAGTTGGTCTGCGGCAATATTTCTCGCTTCCAAAAAGAAAAACGCTTGATTAAGAAGAATGGCGAGCTGATGTGGGCAAACTTGACGGTGACGCTGATCCGCGACCGCGAGGGCATTCCTCTCTACAGCATGGGGGCGATCGAAGATATCAGTTATCGCAAGCGGGCAGAAATGGAATTTCAGCAGTTAAAAGAACGCCTGCAATTTTTACTGGCTTATAATCCGGCGGTAATTTTTACTGCCGCACCTACAGGAGATTTTTGTACTACTTATATTAGCGACAACGTTAAGGCAATCGTGGGCTACGAACCCCAAGAACTGTTAGCAGATTCTAAATTTTGGTCGAGCCGGATTCACCCTGAAGATAGGCAACAATTTTTAGTAAACTTTTCTGATTTGTCCGAGGGTAAAAATTGCATTTGCGAGTACCGCTTTCTGCACCGAGATGGAATTTACCGCTGGCTGCGGACGGAACTGAAACTCTTGGTTGACAGCAGGGGCATTCCGATCGAAATTATTGGTTACGCCGCCGAGATCACCAATTCTAAATATGCCGAAATCTCGCTGCAACAGCAGTTCGAGCGAGAACGGCTCGTGGAGGCGATCGCCCGTCGCGTCCGCCAGTCTTTGCAATTAGAAGAAATTCTCAACACTACGGTTGCCGAACTCCAGCAAGTATTGTTAGCCGATCGAGTTTTGGTCTATCAAATTTTACCCAAAAGCGGCGGGCGAGTCATTGCTGAAGCCGTGGCAGAAGGATGCAGCCAACTCGTGGATAGATGTTTTGGCGAAGAAGTTTTTCCGCCTGAAAGTTATCAGCTTTATTTGCAAGGGCGAATTTCTGCGATTTCCGAACTAGATTCTCCCAGCATTACACCTTGTGTGATGGAGTTTATGAAAGAAATTCAAGTTAGGGCAAAGTTAGTAGTGCCGATTATTCAGCACAGCCAGCTTTGGGGATTGCTGATTGCCCATCAATGCGATCGCCCTCGCCAGTGGCAAGAATGGGAAATGAATTTATTTCAGCAGTTGGTGAATCAATTAGCGATCGCCATTCAGCAATCTCTACTCTACCAGCAACTGCAAGCTGAACTGAGCGATCGCAAACAAGCAGAATCAAATTTGAAAAACTCCCTCAAAGAAAAAGAAATTTTGCTCAAAGAAATTCACCACCGCGTCAAAAACAACCTCTGCGTAGTTGCCAGCCTGTTAGAATTGCAATCTAACACAGTTGCCGATCCGCAATTAGGCAAAATGTTTGAAGAAAGTCAGAATCGCATTTATTCGATGGCTCTGATTCACGAAAAACTGTATCGCTCGACCAACCTAGCGCAAATTAATTTGGGCGAATATCTCGAAGATTTGGTAAGTAACTTGTTTCACTCTTACAATATTAGCAACAACCGAATTCAGTTGCAGGTATTAGCTGAACCAATTTTCCTAAATCTTGAAACCGCTACTCCCTGCGGTTTAATTGCCAATGAATTGGTTTCAAATACCCTCAAACACGCTTTTCCTGATGGCACTAGCGGTACAGTTAGTGTAGAATGTTATCAAACTGGCGATGGAGAAATCAACCTCTTAGTTAAGGACAACGGCATCGGCTTTCCTCAAAACTTAGATTTCCGGAAAACTAACTCAATGGGCTTTCAAGTTGTCTGCACTTTAACTGAGCAGTTAGAAGGAAGCATCGAACTCTCAAGACAAACTGGCACAGCGTTTTACCTGAAATTTAACGAGTTAAACTACTCTCAAAGGTTCTAAAATCATGGATTTGGCAGAAAAAGCAATTAATATTTTGATTGTTGAAGACGAACTATTAATTGCTAAAAGTTTAGCCCAAAAATTAGAAAAGTTGGGATATCAAATCGCAGACATCGTTTCTTCAGGAGCCGATGCCATCCAGCGCGCCGGCGAACTGGAACCAGATTTAATCTTAATGGATATAGTCATCAAAGGCGACATAGACGGCATAGAAACAGCAGTAAGAATTAATCAAGAATTAGATATCCCAATTATCTATACAACTGCTTATGCTGATGACGAAACTTTGCAGCGAGCCGAAAATACTGGTTCTTACGGCTACCTTCTCAAGCCGTTTAAACAAAGAGAACTGCACGCAACTATTAAGATAGCGCTGAGCAAACATCAAGAAGCAGTTAAAATGCAACAACTAATTGCACTAGCAGCAGCCAAAAGCGAAAACAGATCGCGATTTATTTCAATGGCATACCACGATTTAAACACTCCTTTAACTACCATACAGCTATCGGCTGAAATGTTGGAAGATAGCGAATTGCATAAAAACCCCGGAACGACCAATAAAAATGTCGAACGTATCAAAAAAGCCGTCAGCAATATGAGTGAATTGCTGGAGGAAATTTTAATGCTCAGCAAAGCAGAATCCGGAAAACTTTCCTTGAACTTAAATCCGGTAAATGTGATTGATTTGTGCAAATCTATTTTAGAAGAAATCCAACCTCTCGCTACTCAAAAACACTTAGTAGCTTTCCGCAATCAAACCGAAAAAATCCAAGCTAGTCTGGATGCAAAACTGCTGCAACACCTCCTCACTAATTTGCTGTCAAATGCTATAAAATATTCTCCTAATGGTGGGAATATATGTCTAGAATTAAGCTGTGAGGGTAAACAAGTAATTTTTTGCGTGAGAGATGAAGGAATTGGCATGACAGCGGAATATCAGGGGAAATTATTTCAGCAGTTTGAACGGGATGCTAATGTAGGCAAGATTAAAGGGTCGGGGTTGGGACTTTGCATAGTCAAACATATAGTTGACCTGCACGGCGGTACAATAAGTGTAGAAAGTGAACTAGGTAAAGGTACTACATTTATTGTCGCCCTGCCTTTTTAGTTAGTAGTTAGCAGTCATCAGTCATCTATCCTTCTTCGTTCTTCCTTCTGCGATAAATCGACTGGGAGATAAAAGCCCGTGAAGCGAAGCTATCCCGTTCCCCGCAGGGGTTCCCGTTCCCCGTAGGGGTTCCCGTAGGGTAGGGTAGGGAATCGCCCTATCTTCTTTTCCCACTGCCCAATTAGCAAATCGCTCAGCCAAAGCAGGTACAATCACCAAAGGATTGCTGAAACCAGAAAAAACGTGCAATCCAGGGCGATCGGCAATCGGCCCCACTACGGGCAAATTATCAGCGCTAAATGCCACAATACACTCGTGCCAAGTTGCGGGTAAACCTGCCAAATCAGGCAAAACTTTGCTGATTCCTGCACGAATTGCCGTTTCGCTGGTTTCGCGATCGACTTTAGCATTCAAATCGCTCAAAGTGCGAGACAATTGCCCGATCCGCAAACTCCCATCATTAAACTGAATCGCACCAGAATCTAAAATCGGCGGCTGTAACTCTTTACCAGGTTCATCCCAAAGAAAATCCACCTCATTTCTACTCGATTCAGCTTCCAATTCAAAACGTTTTAATACCGCAGGCATCACCAAAGTCCTGAGTTTCACATCCACAGGTGCAGTTTCCAAAATCTCCGTGCGAGTAAAATAAACTCCCGCAGAAACACCAGCGGCTTTTAGGAAACTCCGACTCCAACCTCCAGCACAAACAACCGCATTTTTGCAGGCATAACTTTCGTGTACCGTCTTAACTCCCGAAATTCGATTTCCCTCTTGTATCAACCCAATTACTTCAGCAAATTCTATAGTTCCTCCCAACCGCAGAAACCCTTGACAGTAAGCTGTATTTGTGGCAGTCGGCGAAATGTGACCGTGACGCACAGTCAGAGCTCCGGCGATCGCACTTTTATTCAGCAAAGGTTCCAACTCGCCAGCTTCTGCAACACTCAAAAGCTGCGGAACAATCGCAAAATGCGCGTAATTAGCCGCCACTTTTTCGACATCGTTGCCCGCATCAATAGTCAGCAACAAATCCAACTCGCGAAACTCAGTATCGGCATCTAATTGGGCCGATAAATGGCGGTGGCGTTCGATACCTTCCCGACACAATTGACGAGTTAAATCAGTTGTTCCCGACCAATAAGCCAAGCCGCCATAACTAAAACGAGTAGCATTTTGCATGGTAGCATCTCGTTCCAAAAGCAGCACAGCAAAACCTTTTTTTGCCAGTTCGTAACTCAGTGCAGCACCCGTAATGCCACCGCCGACAACAATCCAATCGTAACTTTTCATGGGCAACTCAAAGGGAAGGAAAATATCATGCTTAGATTTTAGCTTAGGTTTTTTCGGAACCAATCGAAAAACCTCTACCTGCAGGAAGAGGCTGCCTGCGATCGGCATAACTGAAACTTCCACCCGTCGGGAGATGTTTGCGTAGAGATATTTTTCGTTCAATAGTAGGAATTAGAGTCGGCAAAAAATTAGAAATACCAGAGAGGTTTTTATGAGTATCGACAAACCAGGGAAAGATATGGAGCGCACTGCCAATCCGGGCGATCGCATTTCCGACGAACCGCAAACCATCGAAGAAAAAGCCCAGCAACTGGCGGTAGACCACGTGCCCGACATCACGGGAGATACAGTTACAGTTCCAACTTATGCGATCGTAGAAGAACCGGACGGGGAAAAGAAAGCCCTGCACCACGTCAAAGACGCCGAGGAAATTTCCGACGTAATTAGGCAGGCCCGCGTTGACGAAAATGGCGATCGGATTTGGGATTAAGTTCCATCCCATAAAAACGGCTTTGTTGTACCAAAGTTATCGGTAGAAATCATGGAAACAAATCAAAGAAATAGTACGCCCTATCCCAATCTTCCGCCGATTTTAGAAAGTGACGACAGAGAGTATCGCGACGCCGGTATTACGAGTACGCTTTCAGTTGCAGGCCATCCCATCCACCCCATCATCGTCATCTTTCCGGTAGCCTTTTTAGTAGGAGCCGCCGGTTCGGACATCGGTTATTGGCTGACAAGCGATCCGTTTTGGGCGAGAGCTTCGGTTTGGCTGATGGGTGTCGGTTTTGCTGCGGGGATTTTGGCCGCCATCACGGGCTTTTTAGATTTTTTCAAAGTTAAAAGAGTGCGCGATCGCAGTGCCGGTTGGTTGCACATGGGCGGCAACGTGGCGGTTATGGTACTTACCCTGATTAACCTGGTGTTGCGACAAGGAAATCCGGCTGAGCCGATCGTATATACAGGTTTAGCAATCTCGATCGTCGTTGCAACCTTGCTGGGCGTTACAGGCTGGTTCGGCGGCGAACTAAGTTTTCGCCATAAAATCGGCGTCATTGGCCCTAGCAGTCATAATTCCTAGGTTTCTGACCATTTGTAGTAGGGACTTGAGCCCCTCTTCAATGGATAATTTAGGACTAAAGTCCTTACTACAAACCTATCGATAGTCGTTTGTAGTAAGGACTTCTGTTGTCAGTCAACAGTCAACAGTCATCAGTCATCAGTCAACAATCAACCGTTAATCTCATTAACTTCCCAAGAATTGACTTGGCCAGCCCCAGCTAAGGAAAAATAGCGCCTAGTAGAATCCGGCAAAATAGCTCCCGCCAACAAAGCATTATCTAAATTAGCTCCTATTAACGTCGCCTCGCTCAAATCTGCTGATATCAAATCTGCTTGACACAGCTTTGCCCAATTCAGATTTGCCCCTTTCAAACAACTTCCCCTCAACTTAGCCCCGGTTAAGTTTGCACCCGCCAACTTCACCCCACGCAACTGAGCCGCGCTGAAATTCGTCCCCGCCAAATTCGAGCCTTCCAAATTAGCTCCCATTAGTTTAGCTTCGCTCACGTTGACGCCGCTCAAATCTGCACCGCAGAGATTCACCCCTGTCAACTGCGCTCGCCGCAGACTGACTCCGGTTAATTGAGCCCCAAAAAGTTTTGCACTATTGAGCCTTGCACCGTAAAGGTTGGCCCACTTAAAATTAGCTCCCGTCAGATTCGCGCCCAGCAAGTTAACTAATTGCAAGTCGGCGCTGCACAAATTGGCATTCCACAACACAGCACCCCGCAGGTTTGCGCCAGTTAAAGTTGCACCGCTTAACTTGACTCTGGGCAATTTTGCTTTTACCAAAAAAGCACCGCTGAGATTGGCTTTTGTCAAATCTGCACCAGAGAGTTGGGTTTCACCCATTTTGGCAAAACTCAGATTTGTTCTGTGCAGCAGCGCACCTTTGAGTGTTGCTTTGGTGAGAAACGCCCTGCTGAGGTTCGCCCCGGAAAGATTAGCTCGCGAAAGGTTAACTCCGATTAAGATGGCTCCGCTGAGGTTTTTCCCGCTGAGGTCGGCTCCGGTAAAGTCTCTTTCTCCTTTTTCGTAATTGTTGAGCAGTTCACTAACTTCCATAGGGCATCATACCTTCTATGATTGGGGGGTTTCGATCCAGAAATCTTTAATGTTAAGGTTGTTTAAGAAAGGAAACTGTTTCAGAAAGGAAACTGTTTTAGCGTTTGCCTCAAACGGTATAAATTTCATTAACATTACTTTCTGTTTAAAGGCAATCTCTTAATAAAGATTTTATATCTTCCACGCGGTAGCGATCGCGCTTTCGGTATTTTTGACTTAAAAGTTAATGTTTCTTGACATAGATACTCGTTGCTTAAGGAGCGTCCGTAATTCGCAACTTCAGGCGCAGCGTGCCCTTGAATCCTGCAGGAGGTTGCCAGGAACTCAAGGCCCTCTTGAGAGCCTCTACGGCGTCTGTTGCTTGCAGCGTCGAGGTTTGAGTATCGTTAGCGAAGCCCTCGAAGAGGATCGCCAATCGGGCAACGCGGCCGTCTTGTACCGATAACTCCCATACCGTTTCACCGCTAACCCGCGCCGGGAGATTGACAGATTGCAGGTATTGAGTCAAAGCCGCGATCGCCCCGGCATCCAACCCTTCGGCGCTAACTACTTGTAGGCGAGAAGCCAAAGGTTTCGGGCGTTGCAACTCACCGTAACCGGGCTGCCGCGGCACAGCAGGAGCTGGACTCACCGGTGCCGAGTTGCGATTCGAGGTAACGCTGCGAGAGCCGCCCCTAGTTGGCTCAGCCCTCTCGGCTTCAAAAATACCCTCATAGCTGACACCCTGCGGCAATTCCACAGGCACTTGCACTCGACGACGAGATCCATCTGGCTCGACTCGCACTTCTTCGCTCACCGCCACAAAAGCCGTGTATTCCGACAGCAAGCGATAAGTCAGAGCAGTATTAGTCACAGCTTCCACCAGAGATTTAGTCTCGCCACCAAACATTTGATTCATTAAATCTTTAATGCGCGATCGCCCCCAAAGCTGAGCTACCGCCGGATTGCCAAAATCCGTAGCGGTTGCTGCGACGGAAGTAGACTCCCGCTGGCGCGAAGAGCCGGAGCGAGCAAAATTAACAGGTAAAACTTGCTCGTAAGCTTTGCCGCCCGCAAGAGTGCCGCGGATGCGAAGTTGTCCGTTAGCTCGATCGGTCTTTTTGCCAAACAAAACCAGCGGCTGAGTCGCAAACAAGTCTGGGGGTGCGATCG of Oscillatoria nigro-viridis PCC 7112 contains these proteins:
- a CDS encoding NAD(P)/FAD-dependent oxidoreductase translates to MKSYDWIVVGGGITGAALSYELAKKGFAVLLLERDATMQNATRFSYGGLAYWSGTTDLTRQLCREGIERHRHLSAQLDADTEFRELDLLLTIDAGNDVEKVAANYAHFAIVPQLLSVAEAGELEPLLNKSAIAGALTVRHGHISPTATNTAYCQGFLRLGGTIEFAEVIGLIQEGNRISGVKTVHESYACKNAVVCAGGWSRSFLKAAGVSAGVYFTRTEILETAPVDVKLRTLVMPAVLKRFELEAESSRNEVDFLWDEPGKELQPPILDSGAIQFNDGSLRIGQLSRTLSDLNAKVDRETSETAIRAGISKVLPDLAGLPATWHECIVAFSADNLPVVGPIADRPGLHVFSGFSNPLVIVPALAERFANWAVGKEDRAIPYPTLREPLRGTGTPAGNGIASLHGLLSPSRFIAEGRTKKDR
- a CDS encoding pentapeptide repeat-containing protein, which gives rise to MEVSELLNNYEKGERDFTGADLSGKNLSGAILIGVNLSRANLSGANLSRAFLTKATLKGALLHRTNLSFAKMGETQLSGADLTKANLSGAFLVKAKLPRVKLSGATLTGANLRGAVLWNANLCSADLQLVNLLGANLTGANFKWANLYGARLNSAKLFGAQLTGVSLRRAQLTGVNLCGADLSGVNVSEAKLMGANLEGSNLAGTNFSAAQLRGVKLAGANLTGAKLRGSCLKGANLNWAKLCQADLISADLSEATLIGANLDNALLAGAILPDSTRRYFSLAGAGQVNSWEVNEING
- a CDS encoding hybrid sensor histidine kinase/response regulator: MDLAEKAINILIVEDELLIAKSLAQKLEKLGYQIADIVSSGADAIQRAGELEPDLILMDIVIKGDIDGIETAVRINQELDIPIIYTTAYADDETLQRAENTGSYGYLLKPFKQRELHATIKIALSKHQEAVKMQQLIALAAAKSENRSRFISMAYHDLNTPLTTIQLSAEMLEDSELHKNPGTTNKNVERIKKAVSNMSELLEEILMLSKAESGKLSLNLNPVNVIDLCKSILEEIQPLATQKHLVAFRNQTEKIQASLDAKLLQHLLTNLLSNAIKYSPNGGNICLELSCEGKQVIFCVRDEGIGMTAEYQGKLFQQFERDANVGKIKGSGLGLCIVKHIVDLHGGTISVESELGKGTTFIVALPF
- a CDS encoding PAS domain S-box protein, which encodes MELANLSANLRSPDEAVDRHPVTVDPSTSLAEAIALMRRAIDPCPLPNSPALPDSNETVKASISCVLVVDENQLVGLLSSQDMLNLAASEYGWQGMKVAEAMTRNLIVLQESEFTDITTAFKLFCQYSIDCLPIVDERGQPVGIVSEKRIRPAMYSWIEALHQEVAKLQEQCELLEGNCELEKVSDRQNAENAMRQSEARYLAIVEDQTELICRYLPDGKITFVNQAYCRYFGVQPEDLLGKCFISLLPSADREIFQQQYTSVSPDNPIFTSEHRVILPSGEIRWQQWIDRAIFDDSGQIVEYQAAGRDVTDRKQAEIALQQLNAELERRVQQRTQWYEMAVSAGKVGVWDWNLETDEIYIAPSLKALLGYQDAEIPNRMENWASHVHPDDRVAVAEAVNAYLEGLTEIYEVEHRMVRKDGSTCWILGRGSAIRSASGKALRLTGTDTDITDRKLTEEKLQNSEAELVALFNAMTDIVLVFDASGRYLKIAPTAPELLYKPAPEVLGKTLAEIFPEAEANFALGHIHQTLASRQTHRVEYRMEIGCKLFWFDATISPLEFERVMWVARDITARKHAEAALQKSEEKFRNLFDDAPIALGLASVRDYRTIKVNEAHRQMLGYSDSELATMTFTELTHPEDLQADDVEQVKQLVCGNISRFQKEKRLIKKNGELMWANLTVTLIRDREGIPLYSMGAIEDISYRKRAEMEFQQLKERLQFLLAYNPAVIFTAAPTGDFCTTYISDNVKAIVGYEPQELLADSKFWSSRIHPEDRQQFLVNFSDLSEGKNCICEYRFLHRDGIYRWLRTELKLLVDSRGIPIEIIGYAAEITNSKYAEISLQQQFERERLVEAIARRVRQSLQLEEILNTTVAELQQVLLADRVLVYQILPKSGGRVIAEAVAEGCSQLVDRCFGEEVFPPESYQLYLQGRISAISELDSPSITPCVMEFMKEIQVRAKLVVPIIQHSQLWGLLIAHQCDRPRQWQEWEMNLFQQLVNQLAIAIQQSLLYQQLQAELSDRKQAESNLKNSLKEKEILLKEIHHRVKNNLCVVASLLELQSNTVADPQLGKMFEESQNRIYSMALIHEKLYRSTNLAQINLGEYLEDLVSNLFHSYNISNNRIQLQVLAEPIFLNLETATPCGLIANELVSNTLKHAFPDGTSGTVSVECYQTGDGEINLLVKDNGIGFPQNLDFRKTNSMGFQVVCTLTEQLEGSIELSRQTGTAFYLKFNELNYSQRF
- a CDS encoding DUF2231 domain-containing protein translates to METNQRNSTPYPNLPPILESDDREYRDAGITSTLSVAGHPIHPIIVIFPVAFLVGAAGSDIGYWLTSDPFWARASVWLMGVGFAAGILAAITGFLDFFKVKRVRDRSAGWLHMGGNVAVMVLTLINLVLRQGNPAEPIVYTGLAISIVVATLLGVTGWFGGELSFRHKIGVIGPSSHNS